TACAAGTAGGCACACGTTCTGTTCAGCTCTATTTGGTCTCTGAGCCTTTCAGACATGTTATTTTCAAGGTGTCTTTGGGAGCTGAAGGGGAAGAAACTTGTGTTCACATCAGTGCGGAGATTTTGATGTATTTCTGCACCTCCAGGAGCAGGGGCTCTACAACGAGCACGTTGTGTTAGGAGGCTTGGGACACCTTCTGCTCAAGTGCTCTGTCTCCCTGGGACAGTAACACCAGCGGAGTCGGGTTTCTTatagttttcttttgcttgtccTTGTCCTGGGCGCAGTGTCTGTTGTCCGGGAGCGTTCGCTGCCAGGAGCCAAGAGGCTCTTAGCCCTGAGCGCTGCCCGGCCACGCGGCATCCGCAGAGCTGAGCGCGCTGTGTGCTCCTGCTCCCGCAGCCCAGTCCTCCCTGATGGCATCTCCGCAGACCGAGGAGTTCTTCGATCTCATCGCCAGCTCCCAGAGCAGGCGGCTGGATGACCAACGCGCCAACGTGGGCAACCTGCCCGGCCTGCGGATCACGCACAACAACCTGGGGCACCTGCGCGTGGAGGGGGACGCCCAGGAGCCCGGCGACGAGTTCTTCAACATGCTCATGAAGTGTCAGGTACTGCAGGGCTGACGGGCTGCCGAGCTGGAGGGGGGGACCCTGGTTTCTCCCCAACTTGCCAATGCCACCCCCTGATCCCAGCTGCCCTGCGGGGAGGGGCTgtgcccagcagctgctcccacaaGCCCTGGGCACCCCGGTGCTGCCTTTGCCTCCATATCCTCTTTTAACCCTGTACTGAGGGCTGGGTGTCGTCACCGCTCTGCGAATGAGAGCAGCTGAAGAACCCACCATCCAAGTGATGCCCACCCCCCTGCCAGGAATGTGCACCCTTGGGCGCTGCCCACAGCCTTTTAGCTTTACGACAGAACTGTTTTATCGGTACCCTAACGCCTGTTCTCCCCGTGCAGTCCTCCAGGATAGACGACCAGCGCTGCGCACCACCCGACTCCATTCCCCGCGGCCCCACGATGCCCGATGAAGATTTCTTCAGCCTCATCCAGCGCGTCCAGGCCAAGCGCATGGACGAGCAGCGGGTGGATTTGGCCTCAGCccaggaggaggcagcagaggagcagcagaggtcCGGTTCCAGCTAAGAACCGGGGTTTGGCTTGGGGGGGttcttttgatttcattttggTCTTACAAAGTTTTTAAAAGGGTAGGCGGTTTCAAAGCCGAGCGCTCCCTCACTTCTCAGGAGCTGCACCTCGCCGCGTTGCGCCGGGCTGCTCTGCGGGGGCAGCGCGACAGGAAGACCCATCGGATGGGGGACGGTTTTTAAACAAGGGGGTTTTTCAGGACTCACGGCCACTGTAACAGTGGGCACAGCACGAGGGAAGACGACTTGGGCAGCCCCTTTGCTTACTACCTAAAAATCCAGGAACTTGTGCTGTCAGCCAAAGGAGGAGCCCAGAGCGGGTACTTAACTCCAGCCTTTTATTTCCACAACATTTTTGATTTaagggggaaagggaagagcaCCTTTTCCACGTGGAAGTCTTGCCTGCATCTCGAGGTGACACAAACTGCTCTGGATCCTTGCCTGGAATGTCTTGctcaactttcttctttctacaggAGGAAATGAGCCCAAGTCAGAGGCTACACTGGCCCTTTTAAACCTCACCCAGCTGCAGTCACAGTCCCACGCACCTTCAGGTTTATTTTAGGTTTGCTGGGGACTCTGCTGCGAGCCCTGTGACAGCCCCTcgtgtccccagctgcaggtcTGGCACCTCCCGTGCTGGAGCAAAGGCTTGCTGAGCTGAGCTTTAGTGGGATTTGCTACCTCTAGAGAACAGCAGCGCAGCAAAGCCCAGCTTGGGCTTGGGCCAAACCCTGAAGAGCAGCCGCCAGCTGTGCAGCCCGGGGCCGGGAGTCCCTGCCCGTCTGCTCAGCACCAGGCAAACGTGGGCGACTCGTCACTTCTGGTGCCGCTGAGCCAGAAGTGTCGTGCAGGACTGTCCTGCGTGCAGGTGAGTGCGCCCGAGGCAGAGCCCGCGTTCTGCAACGCCAGGCTTGGAGCCCGCAAAATCAGGGGGCAAACAGAAGCATCCTCTCCTCCCTTTGTGTCCGACAGCAGGCAGGATATGAACCCTGCCCTCCCTTGGCTCTCCCCAAACCAGTGCTGAGCTCcgtgtccctgcagagctgctcttggCCAGGTGCTCCCATTTTGCCTGATCTGTCTCCAATAAATGGAGCCTCATGAGAGTTCCAGACTGGGTTATGGGCTGGGAAGGCAGTTCCACCCCCACACAAGGGTCTACATTTACTCTAATTCCTTCCCCTTTTGGAacagctggaaaagcaaacCCCGAGAGGAGGGGAGCGTGGATTTAACTTCAAGGAGGTggagtattttttctttgcttgacCAGACAGTCTTATCTTGGACTTCAGAAACTCCAGTGACGAGTTCTGCCAAAGCAGATGTGTTCCTATAGAGAACAAAACAGCACTTTCTATTTGAAATGCATTTGATGGAAACGTTTCCAACCAGCAGTAAGATTTGTAGACCAGTGATGCTGCTCGTCGGGCACTGaacctgcctgcactgaccatGCGGAGCGGTGGCTGCGGCCCCTGCCCCGGGAGCGCTCACGGACAGCTCGGCCTCCTACCCAGGACAGGAGAAAACATTGAAGATGAAGATGACTTGACCAGCCGCAGGCTCCGGCCTGTGCAGCTTTCAGCCAGGTGGTGAACTGGAATCTGACCGTTAAGCTTTCAGAGATGTTAATTATTTGCCATATACTTGAATGTAtgagcttatttattttttacatgtgCTTTTGCTAATGTCATTTTAATGGGGGAAATTTCCAACCCACaggtacttttttttctaaaaaaaaataatctgccaAATGAATTAATATATTAGAAATGAATACAGCTCAAGGGGAACGGGGGGTGGGGTTTGTGcttaataaatatttgtgtCTAAGCTTCAGTGACAAAAATCCATTTGCGTTATTTCTTGGCCAGCCAGCAGAGCCAATGTCGGGGTGGCTGGTGGTCTCCTGCAGCAAACGGCACATGTGCGCCCACCTACACATCCCTTTGCATTAAGAACACACAGCTCCGCTGCCTTAAATCCCAACATCTGTCTGACTGTGTGGCTGTGGATGGACACAAAACCCTGAGCAACGGCCCAAGTTACCAGGACGGCAGGGCAGACAAGCAGCCCCGCTTacagagaaaagcctggcttttCTGCCAGCTTGAGCCCTCCTCTCAGAACATGGCCGAGTTTTTCCTTTCAGGCCGTGCCTTGGGCTCTGGCTCAGCCCTGTGCTGGCGCCTTCTCGGCGCCTTCCCCACAAGACGTGTCTTGTTTCCCCGGCGGCAGCGACAAGAGGGAAAGGGCAGCAAGTGCTGCGCAAAGCCCTGAATCAGCCCTTAGTTCAGATACTCACAAAGCAGCGGCGGCAGCGTGAGTTCGGTCCGGCACAGCAGGGGTGGGCAGGCCCTTAGGCTTTGCCAGCAAGTGGGTCTGAGAGCAGCAGAGTTTGGATCCTGAACCCTGTGAAGGATAAAGCCAAGTCACAGCTGGTCTTCCCACGCCTGGCTGGCTTGTGCCGGCCCCAATCAAAGATTAATGAAGAGCCACCAGTTCATTCTCATC
This region of Columba livia isolate bColLiv1 breed racing homer chromosome 19, bColLiv1.pat.W.v2, whole genome shotgun sequence genomic DNA includes:
- the GPSM1 gene encoding G-protein-signaling modulator 1 isoform X6 is translated as MDDQRCPLEECPSEAAEAAATPVPALEERISQSSLMASPQTEEFFDLIASSQSRRLDDQRANVGNLPGLRITHNNLGHLRVEGDAQEPGDEFFNMLMKCQSSRIDDQRCAPPDSIPRGPTMPDEDFFSLIQRVQAKRMDEQRVDLASAQEEAAEEQQRSGSS
- the GPSM1 gene encoding G-protein-signaling modulator 1 isoform X5; the protein is MLDWIGEAMAQVLRKKINRTPSDEECFFDLLSKFQSNRMDDQRCPLEECPSEAAEAAATPVPALEERISQSSLMASPQTEEFFDLIASSQSRRLDDQRANVGNLPGLRITHNNLGHLRVEGDAQEPGDEFFNMLMKCQSSRIDDQRCAPPDSIPRGPTMPDEDFFSLIQRVQAKRMDEQRVDLASAQEEAAEEQQRSGSS
- the GPSM1 gene encoding G-protein-signaling modulator 1 isoform X3 yields the protein MDSLDLLKFPSEKDQNGDSHHVGDLKISGKEFLSLPARSKKYREHQSSSGRKSQGSNTSPLDTSEVRVQVSQSKINRTPSDEECFFDLLSKFQSNRMDDQRCPLEECPSEAAEAAATPVPALEERISQSSLMASPQTEEFFDLIASSQSRRLDDQRANVGNLPGLRITHNNLGHLRVEGDAQEPGDEFFNMLMKCQSSRIDDQRCAPPDSIPRGPTMPDEDFFSLIQRVQAKRMDEQRVDLASAQEEAAEEQQRSGSS
- the GPSM1 gene encoding G-protein-signaling modulator 1 isoform X4 — its product is MTPGGCCAGVNPVGVEQKINRTPSDEECFFDLLSKFQSNRMDDQRCPLEECPSEAAEAAATPVPALEERISQSSLMASPQTEEFFDLIASSQSRRLDDQRANVGNLPGLRITHNNLGHLRVEGDAQEPGDEFFNMLMKCQSSRIDDQRCAPPDSIPRGPTMPDEDFFSLIQRVQAKRMDEQRVDLASAQEEAAEEQQRSGSS